gctgcgccgagccgaagccaggagccaggaacttcctccaggtctcccacacgggtgcaggaacccaaagcactgggccgtcctcgactgctttcccaggccacaagcagggagctggatgggaagtgaggctgctgggattagaacctgcacccatatgggatcccagcacgttcagggtgaggactttagccactagaccacgccgccaggcccaatactgctttcttgttcttgttctccttagactgcctttctaatagatgaagtaaataaacatgaaaaagacatttcatattCATCCTCGAAATCAGATTAACACATGTCGTCAGCACCACCTAGAGGTTGAAAAGACTAGCTGCGGATTTCCTCCTTTCAGAATGTCTGGTAAGATGCAGAGAGCTCTAGGAAGGTTGACCGTACAGTAAGGACTCTGTTGCTTTGGTTTTGTCTTCCAGCTTTTATCACAAATTCCTTAATGAATCCTATATGGATGGTTAAAACCCGGATGCAGCTAGAGCGGAAGTAAGTCTCTGATGTCTTCTGATGTTCTTTCCTGGGGTCTCTTTCCTCCCCGGGCCCAGCTGTGGACAGGTGCCTGGGGTCCTTAGCCCTTGGTTTTGAGAGCTGAGCTGCAGCATGTCGAGAGAAAGGGAGCAAGGTaagaagccaggaggctcctgTCATTGTCTCCCCTCAGGTGGCCGGCAGGTGTCTCTCGGACCTTGACCCGTGTGAGGGCTGTGGGCTCCTGTCTGGGCTCTTTAATGATGCCAGGAAGAGAACAGTGAGTGCCCTCAGGCCCGGGAGGGCTTGCGAACATGGCGATACCTCGCACTGGGTTTCTGTTCTGAAACTCACCAGaacttctctctttatttctctctttttctttttttttctttcctttctctctctttctctctcatttaccttcttttctatttatttgaaaagttgagttacagagagcaagaaatACCAAGAGCCCTTTCAGGTGCTGGGAACTCACTCCTGGTCTCCCGAGTACCTCAGCCATCCCCGCTGCCGCCCTTGGTGCACATGGGCGGGAAGCTGCTACTCCAGGGTGGGCTGTGCTGCCCACCGCCTCAATTACACACCCCTGGAGATACTGCTAGTTACTGCAGGTTAACTTGGTGCTCTTCAGTATCCGTAGCCCTGCCAACAAAGGCCGTCTCACGCAAGGGTCAGTATGCCAAGCAGGAAGAGCCACGTGCTGCAGGTTTTAAGCGTGGTTGGACTTCGTATGAAAGGTTGTTCCAGCTAGGGTGTGAGAACTGCCTCTGGGAAGAcctgaggaggaagggagaggggccAGTTCAGACAAGCCTGCAGGGTCCCCGGTGTGCACAGTGACCAGGGGAAACACCACGGCCACTCAATGGGTACAAGCTGCCTGGGGCCAGGGAGGAACACCTCGCGTCTGCACATGACACAGAGTGTTGTCATAGCCTACTCTGTGATCATAATTTTACAAATTTAGAAATAACAGAGCTAGAATGGAACATTCGGAGACAAGAAGGACAAGACTGAGAAAGCACAGCCAGGCATTTTGGTCCTGTGGTTAGGATGTCCGCATCCCAGCAGCAGCGGCCGagtctgtcccagctgctgctgctcccagcttcctgctcacattgGCCTGGGGGAGCTCGTGCCTTGGGCCTGCCCTGGCCGGGTttccagctgcagcccagtcctgcctgttgagtacattggggaatgaatctgtgGGCAGGAATAGTGtctcaatgaatgaatgaaaaagaaagagcacCTTTATTTTAATCTGTCAGAATCTTTGGTGAGTTTTTGTACAGCATTTTTACATCATAATTGTAATTACACTTCATTCATGCTTTTGTCGGGCTGCCAGCACAAGGCAGTTGTCTGTCGCTGCCGTGGTGGTCACTGTAATCTCGTATGTGAACTTGAGGCTTCTTGTCTCCTCCTGTGTTTAGACGTTTGGATCGTTCTGACAATGTTACGGTTCCATTTCCTCTGGGAGGAACATCGTGGTCCATCTAGCTCTTTTTAGGTCAAAGGCTGTGAACCTATTTTGATGACCCCTGACACAGATGTCCATCCATTGGGCCTGTCGGGTGGCCCCGCTCACAGGCCTGGCCTCCCAGTGGCCAGGCTCACTGAGCACAGCACCCGGAAGATGTGGCCATCCAGCCTGTGACTGTGCATGTGCTTGGTGCCACTCTCGCAAGCTGGCGCTGCTGCTGACCTGTCCTTCCTCCCTGCAGAGTGAGGGGCTCCAAGCAGAGGGGCACCCTGCAGTGCGCACGCCACGTGTACCAGACCGAAGGCATCCGGGGCTTCTACCGAGGACTGACCGCCTCATACGCCGGCATTTCAGAGACCATCATCTGTTTTGCTATTTATGAAAGTTTGAAGAAGTATCTGAAAGAAACTCCCTTAGCCTCCTCCGCAAACGGAACTGAGAAAAATTCCACAAGTTTTCTTGGACTTATGGCAGCTGCTGCTTTCTCCAAAGGATGCGCTTCCTGTATTGCCTACCCGCACGGTACGGTGTGCCCTCCCCTGCCTGGGCGGTCAGCGGTGACCACCTCTGGTGCATGTCACCTGGCTGGATGCTCGGGACCGGGGTGTTTCCAGTGACCTGCTTAGACTTGACCACTTGAGCATTCCAAATCCCAAATCCAAAATGTTTGAGCGTCATGTTTTTGCTCAGAAcatttctgattttccaattgtGGTTGTGGAAAAAAGATTTTCCGCCTCCTCCTGCAGGTCAGGGGCGCATGACTGAGTGAACTGCGTGTCAGCCCACAGAGCTGCAGTGCAGGGGTGCTGTGCACAGTGTGGGAGccctgcctcagtcctggctgctggtgctCGGGCTGCCGTGCACAGTGTGGGAGccctgcctcagtcctggctgctggtgctCGGGCTGCTGTGCACAGTATGGCCCTGCCGAGCACAGCGTCCCCACTCtcggggaagccaggagcctgcatttctttaaaattccttGATTCACAAAAGTGATGCAGAGACAAACTTGGAAACAACATAGCATCCACCTGGACTGGCTGCTGAGTAAGCTTCTGGACTAAGtttagttattcatttattttccaaatatgtatttattttacttgaaagagtcacagagagaggaagagacagaaagatcttccatctgcagcttACACCCTACATGGTCACATGATCTGAGCTGGACTGatctaagctgggagccaggagcctcttcccggtctcccacgcgagttcagggtcccaaggccttggggccatcctcgactgctttcccaggccacaagcagggagctggatgggaagtggagctgcctgggtctGGTACAATGACtcggtagctaaatcctcaccttgcatcccccaggattccatatggacgcctgttcgtgtcccagctgctccatttcccatccagctccctgcttgtagtctgggaaagcagtagaaaatggcccaaggctttgggtccctgcatccacatgggaaacccagaagaggcccttgctcctggcttcagatcagctcagtccggccattgcaaccacttggggagtgaatctgcggactgaagatctttctgtctgtctctcctctctgtaaatctgcctttccaataaaaataatttttttaaaggaattggacctgccagaactcaaacctgcaTCCCTATGCAATCACCAGCACTGCAACAGATGAGTAACATGATATGCCAGCCCTCAATTAAGTTTATTAATTAATTTGGCAGAGAAGGAGCTCCCATTTGCCACTTGACTTCCCAAAGCCAGAGGCTGGGAACTGAAGTCACGTCTTCCCACAGATGGCAGGAGTCTGTTGGCAGGCAGCGGGGGTCAGGCTtgaaactgggacttgaacccggaCTGTGCTTTGCAAGAATCTTAACTGGcaccaggccaaacacctgccgcTGTTCTTAATTATAAAATTACTACTACAGTGACCTActgtgaaaaaagagaaaagctcaGTTCATTGTGCCATGGAGAGCAGGTGTTGTGAGAAGCTGCTGCTCCGTCTGCTGTGACCAGTGCACAGGGTCAGCTGAGGCAGGAACAGATCCCCGGTCTCCgtgcgtgctgggcagaggcTGAGACAGGAGGCACGGGTGGGGAGCAGGAAGGGCTCCGGGGGTGGCTGGTCGGGGAGACAGGACGGTCCCAGCAGTATGTGACTTCCCCACACCTCCGACTCTGAGACCGCCCTGTCACATAAAACTGAGAGGACAGGCAGGCAGTCCCTTGGCAGTGGGTCCTGTGAGCTCGCTGTCCTTTCAGTGCCCACCGTAACTCAAGGCATGAAGTGGATGCTTGTGTCCCCACAGAGGTCATCAGGACACGGCTCCGGGAGGAAGGCACCAAGTACCAGACATTCGTGCAGACGGCGCGCCTGGTGTTCCGGGAGGAGGGCTACCTCGCCTTCTACCGAGGGCTCTTCGCCCAGCTCATCCGGCAGATCCCGAACACGGCCATTGTGCTGTCCACCTACGAGCTCATCGTCTACCTGCTAGA
This window of the Ochotona princeps isolate mOchPri1 chromosome 2, mOchPri1.hap1, whole genome shotgun sequence genome carries:
- the SLC25A33 gene encoding solute carrier family 25 member 33; translated protein: MGLMKICLLLFRSILEKEGPKSLFRGLGPNLVGVAPSRAVYFACYSKAKETLNGIFVPNSNIVHIFSAGSAAFITNSLMNPIWMVKTRMQLERKVRGSKQRGTLQCARHVYQTEGIRGFYRGLTASYAGISETIICFAIYESLKKYLKETPLASSANGTEKNSTSFLGLMAAAAFSKGCASCIAYPHEVIRTRLREEGTKYQTFVQTARLVFREEGYLAFYRGLFAQLIRQIPNTAIVLSTYELIVYLLEDRTQ